In Candidatus Hydrogenedentota bacterium, the DNA window ACCGGGCCGTAAAACATCAGCCCTTCCCGCCAGCCGCTGAATTCCGGATTCACAATAAAACCGCCTTTCCCTGGGGTATTTTCATACTGACGCGCATTATACCCCGCAACCATGCCCTGCCGCATCCGCATCGCGCCGAATCCCGGCAAAGAGGACGGATATTTGCCCGCTCTTTGCTTAACCACTCCGGTAAAAGGTAAGATTTGGCGGGTAATGGGTTTACAAACGCGCGGTTTTTCGCGCCGGATGGACTGTCGTGACTCTGGCAAACCGTATCACCATTTTTCGGCTGGTGCTGGTGCCCGTGTTTTGCGGGATGATGTTCGCCTACACGGTGGACCGTCCCCTGCTGCGGGTGGCGGCGCTGGTGCTGTACATCGTGGCGGCCCTGTCGGACGCGCTGGACGGGTATGTGGCGCGGCGTTACAACCAGGTGTCGCATCTCGGAAGACGGCTCGACCCGCTGGCGGACAAGCTGCTGGTCAATCTAGGGCTGGTCTTCATGGCGGCCAATCCGCAGTTCCATCCGGTGGTTC includes these proteins:
- a CDS encoding CDP-alcohol phosphatidyltransferase family protein, with protein sequence MTLANRITIFRLVLVPVFCGMMFAYTVDRPLLRVAALVLYIVAALSDALDGYVARRYNQVSHLGRRLDPLADKLLVNLGLVFMAANPQFHPVVPMWFPAAVLSRDVLIVLGAYVINERYGPVRVRPRPSGKITTAVQMTTMVVLLLALPGADWLLWATLLFSVWSLVDYLFFGWTQVTEKETSR